In Streptomyces sp. RFCAC02, the following proteins share a genomic window:
- a CDS encoding glycoside hydrolase family 15 protein has protein sequence MAGRIEDYALVGDMQTAALICRDGSVDWLCLPRFDSHAVFAGLLGTEEHGFWRLGPAHGKDAPPPPASRRRYRGDSLILESEWDTPRGTVRVTDFMPPRGVDAPQVVRIVEGVSGRVPMRSALRMRFSYGWVVPWVHKVDDRTVAVAGPDSVWLDTSVETYGKNLTTYSDFTVAPGDRVAFTISWQPSHKQPPPVPRPEEALATTEEFWRDWVAQCTYHGPYREAVVRSLITLKALTYAPTGGIVAAPTTSLPEEIGGSRNWDYRFTWLRDAAITLSSLLRTGYREEASAWREWLLRAVAGDPQNLQIMYSIAGDRELSEAELSWLPGYENSQPVRVGNGAAAQLQLDVYGEVTEALHLAHMTGLARNDHANLLQLKLIRYLEDHWTEPDEGIWEVRGPRRHFVHSKVMAWVAVDRTVRLIESGEVDGPLERWRDLRDEIHREVCERGYDKERNTFTQSYGSKELDASLLLIPQMGFLPPDDKRVIGTIEAIQRELSTLDGFILRYPTNGDQAGVDGLEGDEGAFLACSFWLADDLAMIGRVDEARKLFEKLLALRNDLGLLAEEWDPRRMRQVGNFPQAFSHVPLIDTALRLTASGAYGG, from the coding sequence GTGGCCGGGCGTATCGAGGATTACGCACTCGTCGGGGACATGCAGACCGCCGCGCTGATCTGCCGGGACGGGTCGGTCGACTGGTTGTGCCTGCCGCGCTTCGACTCCCATGCCGTGTTCGCCGGCCTCCTCGGGACGGAGGAGCACGGCTTCTGGCGGCTGGGGCCCGCGCACGGCAAGGACGCCCCGCCCCCGCCGGCCAGCCGCCGCCGCTACCGGGGCGACTCCCTGATCCTGGAGTCCGAGTGGGACACCCCGCGCGGCACGGTCAGGGTGACCGACTTCATGCCGCCGCGCGGCGTGGACGCGCCGCAGGTCGTGCGCATCGTGGAGGGTGTGAGCGGCCGCGTCCCGATGCGGTCGGCGCTGCGGATGCGCTTCTCGTACGGCTGGGTCGTCCCGTGGGTGCACAAGGTGGACGACCGCACGGTGGCGGTCGCCGGCCCCGACTCCGTGTGGCTCGACACGAGCGTGGAGACGTACGGCAAGAACCTCACGACGTACTCCGACTTCACAGTCGCGCCCGGTGACCGGGTGGCGTTCACGATCAGCTGGCAGCCGTCCCACAAGCAGCCGCCGCCGGTGCCCCGGCCGGAGGAGGCCCTCGCCACGACGGAGGAGTTCTGGCGCGACTGGGTGGCGCAGTGCACCTACCACGGGCCGTACCGCGAGGCGGTGGTCCGCTCCCTCATCACGCTGAAGGCGCTCACCTACGCGCCGACCGGCGGCATCGTCGCCGCCCCGACGACGTCCCTGCCGGAGGAGATCGGCGGCTCCCGCAACTGGGACTACCGCTTCACCTGGCTGCGCGACGCCGCGATCACCCTGTCGTCGCTGCTGCGCACCGGCTACCGCGAGGAGGCCAGCGCGTGGCGCGAGTGGCTGCTGCGCGCCGTCGCGGGCGACCCGCAGAACCTCCAGATCATGTACAGCATCGCGGGTGACCGCGAGCTGTCCGAGGCGGAGCTGAGCTGGCTCCCCGGCTACGAGAACTCGCAGCCGGTGCGCGTCGGCAACGGCGCGGCGGCCCAGCTCCAGCTCGACGTGTACGGCGAGGTGACGGAGGCGCTGCACCTGGCGCACATGACCGGCCTCGCGCGCAACGATCACGCCAATCTCCTCCAGCTCAAGCTGATCCGCTACCTGGAGGACCACTGGACCGAGCCGGACGAGGGCATCTGGGAGGTCCGCGGGCCGCGCCGGCACTTCGTCCACTCCAAGGTGATGGCGTGGGTCGCGGTGGACCGCACGGTGCGGCTGATCGAGTCGGGTGAGGTGGACGGGCCGCTGGAGCGGTGGCGCGACCTGCGCGACGAGATCCACCGCGAGGTGTGCGAGCGCGGCTACGACAAGGAACGGAACACGTTCACCCAGTCGTACGGCTCGAAGGAGCTGGACGCCTCGCTGCTGCTGATCCCGCAGATGGGGTTCCTGCCGCCGGACGACAAGCGGGTCATCGGCACGATCGAGGCGATCCAGCGGGAGCTGTCGACGCTGGACGGCTTCATCCTGCGCTACCCGACCAACGGCGACCAGGCCGGTGTGGACGGTCTGGAGGGGGACGAGGGCGCGTTCCTCGCGTGTTCGTTCTGGCTGGCGGACGACCTGGCGATGATCGGCCGGGTGGACGAGGCGCGGAAGCTCTTCGAGAAGCTCCTCGCCCTGCGCAACGACCTGGGGCTGCTGGCCGAGGAGTGGGACCCGCGCCGGATGCGGCAGGTGGGGAACTTCCCGCAGGCGTTCAGCCATGTCCCGCTCATCGACACGGCGCTGCGCCTGACGGCGTCCGGCGCGTACGGCGGCTGA
- a CDS encoding CTP synthase yields MPPSTTTTKHIFVTGGVASSLGKGLTASSLGALLKARGLRVTMQKLDPYLNVDPGTMNPFQHGEVFVTDDGAETDLDIGHYERFLDVDLDGSANVTTGQVYSTVIAKERRGEYLGDTVQVIPHITNEIKHRIRRMATDDVDVVITEVGGTVGDIESLPFLESVRQVRHEVGRDNVFVVHISLLPYIGPSGELKTKPTQHSVAALRNIGIQPDAIVLRADREVPDSIKRKISLMCDVDDAAVVACIDAKSIYDIPRVLHGEGLDAYVVRRLDLPFRDVDWTQWDDLLRRVHHPEHEVTVALVGKYIDLPDAYLSVTEALRAGGFANNARVRVKWVTSDDCRTQAGAAEQLGDVDAICVPGGFGERGVEGKISAIRFARENRVPLLGLCLGLQCIVIEAARNLAGIEGAGSTEFDPAAPHPVISTMEEQLDIVEGEGDMGGTMRLGLYPARLAEGSVVREAYDGAEMVHERHRHRYEVNNSYRAELEKAGLVFSGTSPDNQLVEYVEYPREVHPYLVATQAHPELRSRPTRPHPLFAGLVRAAVVARGATAVTGPDRAEQA; encoded by the coding sequence ATTCCGCCCAGTACCACGACGACCAAGCACATCTTCGTCACCGGCGGGGTCGCCTCCTCGCTGGGCAAGGGGCTCACCGCGTCCAGCCTGGGCGCGCTGCTCAAGGCGCGCGGGTTGCGCGTCACCATGCAGAAGCTCGACCCGTACCTCAACGTCGACCCCGGCACGATGAACCCGTTCCAGCACGGCGAGGTCTTCGTGACCGACGACGGCGCCGAGACCGACCTGGACATCGGGCACTACGAGCGCTTCCTCGACGTCGACCTCGACGGCAGCGCCAACGTCACCACCGGCCAGGTCTACTCCACCGTGATCGCCAAAGAGCGCCGCGGCGAGTACCTGGGCGACACCGTGCAGGTCATCCCGCACATCACCAACGAGATCAAGCACCGCATCCGCCGCATGGCGACCGACGACGTCGACGTCGTGATCACCGAGGTCGGCGGCACGGTCGGCGACATCGAGTCGCTGCCGTTCCTCGAATCCGTGCGGCAGGTGCGGCACGAGGTCGGCCGCGACAACGTCTTCGTCGTCCACATCTCGCTGCTGCCCTACATCGGCCCGTCCGGCGAGCTGAAGACCAAGCCGACCCAGCACTCGGTCGCCGCCCTGCGCAACATCGGCATCCAGCCCGACGCCATCGTGCTGCGCGCCGACCGCGAGGTGCCGGACTCCATCAAGCGCAAGATCTCCCTCATGTGCGACGTGGACGACGCCGCCGTCGTCGCCTGCATCGACGCCAAGTCGATCTACGACATCCCGCGCGTCCTGCACGGCGAGGGCCTCGACGCCTACGTCGTGCGCCGCCTCGACCTGCCCTTCCGCGACGTGGACTGGACCCAGTGGGACGACCTGCTGCGCCGCGTCCACCACCCCGAGCACGAGGTGACGGTCGCGCTGGTCGGCAAGTACATCGACCTGCCCGACGCCTACCTGTCGGTCACGGAGGCGCTGCGGGCCGGCGGCTTCGCGAACAACGCGCGCGTCCGCGTCAAGTGGGTCACCTCCGACGACTGCCGCACCCAGGCCGGCGCCGCCGAGCAGCTCGGCGACGTCGACGCCATCTGCGTGCCCGGCGGCTTCGGCGAGCGCGGTGTCGAGGGCAAGATCTCCGCCATCCGCTTCGCCCGCGAGAACCGCGTCCCGCTGCTCGGCCTGTGCCTCGGCCTGCAGTGCATCGTCATCGAAGCCGCGCGCAACCTCGCCGGCATCGAAGGGGCGGGCTCCACCGAGTTCGACCCGGCGGCGCCGCACCCGGTCATCTCCACGATGGAGGAGCAGCTCGACATCGTCGAGGGCGAGGGCGACATGGGCGGCACCATGCGCCTCGGCCTGTACCCGGCGCGCCTCGCGGAGGGGTCCGTCGTGCGCGAGGCGTACGACGGGGCCGAGATGGTGCACGAGCGCCACCGCCACCGCTACGAGGTGAACAACTCCTACCGCGCCGAGCTGGAGAAGGCGGGCCTCGTGTTCTCCGGCACCTCGCCCGACAACCAGCTCGTCGAGTACGTCGAGTACCCGCGCGAGGTCCACCCCTACCTGGTCGCGACGCAGGCCCACCCCGAGCTGCGGTCGCGCCCGACCCGGCCGCACCCGCTGTTCGCGGGCCTGGTCCGGGCGGCCGTGGTGGCCCGTGGCGCGACGGCCGTGACCGGTCCCGACCGGGCGGAGCAGGCGTAG
- a CDS encoding NUDIX hydrolase produces MSEQTGDFLADTPAHWPVAATETPFTGAKTSVRADDVVMPDGSTARRDYQVHPGSVAILALDERDQVVVIEQYRHPVRHRLWEIPAGLLDVPGENPLHAAQRELYEEAHIKAEEWRVLVDVYTSPGGSDEAVRIFLATELSAAPGERFAAGEEEADMRHARVPVADLVRAVLAGRLHNSCLTYGVLALQAARAGDGVAALRPADAPWPARPFPA; encoded by the coding sequence ATGAGCGAGCAGACCGGCGACTTCCTCGCCGACACCCCGGCGCACTGGCCCGTCGCCGCCACGGAGACGCCGTTCACCGGCGCCAAGACCAGCGTCCGCGCCGACGACGTGGTGATGCCCGACGGGTCGACGGCCCGCCGGGACTACCAGGTGCACCCCGGCTCGGTCGCGATCCTGGCCCTGGACGAGCGGGACCAGGTGGTCGTGATCGAGCAGTACCGCCACCCCGTGCGGCACAGGCTGTGGGAGATCCCCGCCGGGCTCCTCGACGTCCCCGGCGAGAACCCGCTGCACGCCGCGCAGCGCGAGCTGTACGAGGAGGCGCACATCAAGGCCGAGGAGTGGCGCGTCCTCGTGGACGTGTACACCTCGCCCGGCGGCTCGGACGAGGCGGTGCGGATCTTCCTCGCGACCGAGCTGTCCGCCGCGCCGGGGGAGCGGTTCGCCGCCGGTGAGGAGGAGGCGGACATGCGGCACGCCCGCGTCCCGGTGGCCGACCTCGTCCGCGCCGTCCTCGCCGGGCGGCTGCACAACTCGTGCCTGACCTACGGGGTGCTCGCGCTCCAGGCCGCCAGGGCGGGGGACGGTGTCGCGGCGCTGCGCCCGGCGGACGCGCCCTGGCCGGCCCGCCCGTTCCCCGCCTGA
- a CDS encoding ParA family protein, protein MTAHQSTEDRTGGDADRFPDYEELPDGQFYDPDAEYEPDPEYAATIAPDAARQRRERIGPTGRPLPYFPIPGPLTERGPAKIIAMCNQKGGVGKTTSAINLGAALAEYGRRVLLVDFDPQGALSVGLGVNPMELDLTIYNLLMERGMAPDEVLLKTAVAGMDLLPSNIDLSAAEVQLVSEVARESTLQRALQPLLADYDFIIIDCQPSLGLLTVNALTAAHKVIVPLECEFFALRGVALLTETIEKVQERLNPQLSLDGILATMYDSRTVHSREVLARVVEAFDDNVYHTVIGRTVRFPETTVAGEPITTYASNSVGAAAYRQLAREVLARCHAE, encoded by the coding sequence ATGACTGCGCATCAGAGCACGGAAGACCGCACGGGCGGCGATGCCGACCGTTTCCCCGACTACGAGGAGCTGCCCGACGGGCAGTTCTACGACCCCGACGCGGAGTACGAGCCGGACCCGGAGTACGCGGCCACCATCGCGCCCGACGCTGCGCGCCAGCGCCGCGAGCGCATCGGCCCCACCGGCCGGCCGCTCCCGTACTTCCCGATTCCCGGCCCCCTCACCGAGCGCGGCCCGGCGAAGATCATCGCCATGTGCAACCAGAAGGGCGGCGTCGGCAAGACCACGTCGGCCATCAACCTGGGCGCCGCCCTCGCCGAGTACGGACGCCGCGTCCTGCTGGTGGACTTCGACCCGCAGGGCGCCCTCTCGGTCGGCCTCGGCGTCAACCCGATGGAGCTCGACCTCACCATCTACAACCTGCTGATGGAGCGGGGCATGGCCCCCGACGAGGTGCTGCTGAAGACCGCCGTCGCCGGCATGGACCTGCTCCCCAGCAACATCGACCTCTCCGCGGCCGAGGTCCAGCTCGTCAGCGAGGTCGCCCGCGAGTCGACGCTCCAGCGCGCCCTCCAGCCGCTGCTCGCCGACTACGACTTCATCATCATCGACTGCCAGCCGTCCCTCGGCCTGCTCACGGTGAACGCGCTGACCGCGGCGCACAAGGTGATCGTGCCGCTGGAGTGCGAGTTCTTCGCGCTGCGCGGTGTCGCGCTGCTGACCGAGACGATCGAGAAGGTCCAGGAGCGGCTGAACCCGCAGCTCAGCCTCGACGGCATCCTGGCGACGATGTACGACTCCCGGACGGTGCACAGCCGCGAGGTCCTCGCCCGGGTGGTCGAGGCGTTCGACGACAACGTGTACCACACCGTCATCGGCCGGACCGTCCGCTTCCCGGAGACCACGGTCGCCGGCGAGCCCATCACCACCTACGCCTCGAACTCCGTCGGTGCCGCCGCCTACCGCCAGCTCGCAAGGGAGGTGCTCGCCCGGTGCCACGCCGAGTGA
- a CDS encoding tetratricopeptide repeat protein has protein sequence MTDVTHPTVTDRPHAPEFLGRRRELAALRSDIDRAGLDTLAGRPAPRCRVLLVAGRPGTGRSALADKFARDLAGSGAYPDGAVRACLSEPGGVPVPSGRAARELLDALGERPPAGASDDELCDLLREALDRCRAVVVLDDVRTAGQLADLIPDSRTSLVVAVARGPLTGVPDVRPCTLAGLDRPTALRLLARGAGPVRITVDPIAAESLAEACGDLPAALVLAAGWLAAHPEATVSDALHRMADDPVGDLLARHVAPPAPPAPRAGGGDAPAPDGAGDDGGEPGAGAGRARARDTADGPLRRAFGLVHSALPAPAARMLRLLSLAPAGVVDPHTAAALAGCPVPAARAALAGFASLGLLRVTPDPDRYRIPGCLEDIVGALLDTQERPAEVVLARARMLERTVRRLRAAEAIAEPPGSPARKWLSRLPGALRFETRAAAADWLAVSRAELLAAARAAVADGGLDTLARRLLAALTRALVAHRGAAGAAVDLYRLHELVIEVARRQRLPRELAAAHLNLGDIDARAGRHTAALGRYRAALEAARGERDGADRETVGRALASLGDTYAELDDWQRAADWYGRALSLAQARGDLADIARLHARVGDALERTDQFTDALRAWRAAAAAHRRLGDVPAQARALADAARVLERADRTEDAARTARDALRLAERAGDPRLQAALRLRLAECADRLGDTAAADRHRAVADTLLAGEAPALPSAPAFETQT, from the coding sequence GTGACGGACGTGACGCACCCAACAGTCACCGACAGGCCACACGCACCCGAGTTCCTGGGGCGCCGCCGCGAGCTGGCGGCGCTCCGTTCCGACATCGACCGGGCCGGTCTCGACACGCTGGCCGGCCGTCCGGCACCGCGCTGCCGCGTCCTGCTCGTCGCGGGCCGGCCGGGCACCGGGCGCAGCGCGCTGGCCGACAAGTTCGCCCGCGACCTGGCCGGCTCCGGCGCGTACCCGGACGGCGCGGTGCGCGCGTGCCTCTCGGAGCCCGGGGGCGTGCCGGTGCCGAGCGGGCGCGCGGCCCGTGAGCTGCTCGACGCCCTGGGCGAGCGGCCGCCGGCCGGCGCGTCGGACGACGAGCTGTGCGATCTCCTGCGCGAGGCCCTCGACCGGTGCCGCGCGGTCGTCGTCCTGGACGACGTGCGCACGGCCGGACAGCTCGCCGACCTCATCCCCGACAGCCGGACCAGCCTGGTCGTCGCTGTGGCACGCGGCCCCCTCACCGGGGTGCCGGACGTGCGGCCGTGCACGCTCGCCGGCCTCGACCGGCCGACGGCGCTGCGGCTGCTCGCGCGCGGCGCGGGGCCGGTGCGGATCACGGTGGACCCGATCGCCGCCGAGAGCCTCGCGGAGGCGTGCGGCGACCTGCCGGCCGCGCTCGTCCTGGCGGCGGGCTGGCTCGCCGCCCACCCGGAGGCCACCGTCTCCGACGCCCTGCACCGCATGGCGGACGACCCGGTCGGCGATCTGCTCGCGCGGCACGTCGCGCCGCCGGCGCCGCCCGCGCCCCGCGCGGGAGGCGGCGACGCCCCCGCGCCGGACGGGGCGGGGGACGACGGGGGTGAGCCGGGCGCCGGCGCGGGGCGGGCGCGCGCCCGCGACACGGCGGACGGCCCGCTGCGCCGCGCGTTCGGCCTCGTCCACTCCGCCCTCCCCGCGCCCGCCGCGCGCATGCTGCGGCTGCTGTCCCTCGCGCCCGCCGGCGTCGTCGACCCCCACACGGCCGCCGCGCTCGCGGGCTGCCCGGTCCCCGCCGCCCGCGCGGCACTCGCGGGGTTCGCGTCCCTCGGACTGCTGCGGGTCACCCCCGATCCGGACCGGTACCGGATCCCGGGCTGTCTCGAGGACATCGTCGGGGCGCTCCTGGACACCCAGGAGCGTCCGGCGGAGGTCGTCCTCGCCCGCGCCCGCATGCTGGAGCGGACCGTGCGCCGGCTGCGGGCCGCCGAGGCCATCGCCGAGCCGCCCGGCAGCCCCGCGCGCAAGTGGCTCTCCCGGCTGCCCGGTGCCCTCCGGTTCGAGACCCGGGCGGCTGCCGCCGACTGGCTGGCCGTCAGTCGTGCCGAGCTGCTGGCCGCCGCCCGCGCCGCCGTCGCCGACGGCGGCCTCGACACCCTCGCCCGCCGCCTCCTCGCCGCCCTCACCCGCGCGCTGGTCGCCCACCGGGGCGCCGCCGGGGCCGCCGTGGACCTCTACCGGCTCCACGAACTCGTCATCGAGGTCGCCCGCCGCCAGCGGCTGCCCCGCGAACTCGCCGCGGCCCACCTGAACCTCGGCGACATCGACGCACGCGCCGGCCGCCACACCGCCGCCCTCGGCCGCTACCGCGCCGCCCTGGAGGCGGCCCGCGGGGAGCGGGACGGCGCCGACCGCGAGACCGTGGGCCGCGCCCTCGCCTCCCTGGGCGACACGTACGCCGAACTCGACGACTGGCAGCGTGCCGCCGACTGGTACGGGCGCGCCCTGTCCCTCGCCCAGGCCCGCGGCGACCTCGCCGACATCGCCCGCCTCCACGCCCGCGTCGGCGACGCCCTGGAGCGCACCGACCAGTTCACCGACGCCCTGCGCGCCTGGCGTGCCGCCGCGGCGGCGCACCGGCGGCTGGGCGACGTGCCCGCGCAGGCCCGCGCGCTCGCCGACGCGGCCCGCGTGCTGGAGCGCGCCGACCGTACGGAGGACGCCGCCCGTACGGCGAGGGACGCCCTGCGGCTCGCGGAACGCGCCGGCGACCCGCGGCTCCAGGCCGCGCTGCGGCTGCGGCTCGCCGAGTGCGCGGACCGGCTCGGCGACACCGCGGCCGCCGACCGCCACCGCGCCGTGGCCGACACGCTCCTGGCCGGGGAGGCCCCCGCCCTGCCGTCCGCCCCGGCTTTCGAAACTCAGACGTAA
- the ald gene encoding alanine dehydrogenase, whose amino-acid sequence MKVGIPREVKNNEFRVAITPAGVHELTGRGHTVLVERGAGLGSALPDTEYAAAGATLVPAADDVWADAELLLKVKEPVAEEYHRLCDGQTLFTYLHLAASRACTDALLAARTTAIAYETVQTADRALPLLAPMSEVAGRIAPQVGAYHLMRSAGGRGVLPGGVPGTPAARAVVIGGGVSGFNATQIAVGMGFDVTLLDTDAAKLREADRIFGNRVRTSASNAYALERAVLDADLVIGAVLVPGARAPKLVGDDLVARMRPGSVLVDIAIDQGGCFADSRPTTHAEPTFPVHGSVFYCVANMPGVVPNTSTWALTNATLPYVVRLADRGWRDALRADPSLVSGLNTHAGAVFSAPVAEAHGLPCAEPRSVLG is encoded by the coding sequence TTGAAGGTCGGCATCCCCCGCGAGGTCAAGAACAACGAGTTCCGCGTCGCCATCACCCCCGCCGGTGTCCACGAGCTGACCGGCCGGGGCCACACCGTCCTCGTGGAGCGCGGCGCCGGCCTCGGCTCGGCCCTTCCCGACACGGAGTACGCCGCGGCCGGCGCGACCCTGGTGCCGGCGGCCGACGACGTGTGGGCCGACGCCGAACTGCTCCTCAAGGTCAAGGAGCCCGTCGCCGAGGAGTACCACCGCCTGTGCGACGGCCAGACCCTCTTCACCTACCTCCACCTCGCCGCCTCCCGTGCCTGCACCGACGCGCTCCTCGCGGCCAGGACCACGGCGATCGCGTACGAGACCGTGCAGACCGCCGACCGTGCGCTCCCGCTGCTCGCCCCCATGTCCGAGGTGGCGGGCCGCATCGCCCCCCAGGTCGGCGCGTACCACCTCATGCGGTCGGCGGGCGGGCGCGGCGTCCTGCCGGGCGGCGTCCCCGGCACCCCGGCGGCGCGCGCCGTCGTCATCGGCGGCGGGGTCTCCGGGTTCAACGCGACGCAGATCGCCGTCGGCATGGGCTTCGACGTCACGCTGCTTGACACCGACGCGGCCAAGCTGCGGGAGGCCGACCGGATCTTCGGCAACCGCGTGCGGACCAGCGCGTCCAACGCCTACGCCCTGGAGCGCGCCGTGCTCGACGCCGACCTCGTCATCGGCGCGGTCCTGGTGCCCGGCGCCCGCGCGCCGAAGCTGGTGGGCGACGACCTCGTGGCCCGGATGCGCCCCGGAAGTGTCCTTGTCGACATCGCGATCGACCAGGGCGGCTGTTTCGCCGATTCACGCCCCACCACCCACGCCGAGCCGACGTTCCCGGTGCACGGATCGGTCTTCTACTGCGTAGCGAACATGCCGGGAGTCGTCCCGAACACCTCGACCTGGGCGCTGACGAACGCGACCCTGCCGTACGTCGTCCGGCTCGCCGACCGCGGGTGGCGCGACGCGCTGCGCGCCGATCCGTCGCTGGTCAGCGGCCTGAACACCCATGCCGGCGCGGTGTTCTCGGCCCCCGTCGCCGAGGCCCACGGCCTGCCGTGCGCCGAACCGCGTTCCGTGCTCGGGTGA
- a CDS encoding glycosyltransferase family 4 protein, giving the protein MSGPHGPGPLHVVQVLGGGSAGTGAHVRSLSAGLVARGVDVTVCAPQSAQRRYDFTGAGARFVPLPVATRRAGVGILRSVCAGADLVHAHGMRAGLLATLARRRRDTLPLVVSWHTRSTAPGVRARVRHVTESWVARAATVVLGATSDLVDRARLRGARDARLAPVGLPGPRPAEPDPADPASHKLRAELGVIDRPLLVTATRLDRDRALDVLLTASRAWRGRAPRPLLLIAGDGPGRTAIQRRIDRERLPVRLLGPCQDPVELLGAADAALLVVEWAGRAPLAQEALRRGVPLVATAVGGVPELVGEAAVLVPYGDAVALGAAVRALLGDPDRRAALAAAGRARAGSWPTEDTTVAQVLSVYDELVPRTQ; this is encoded by the coding sequence GTGAGCGGCCCGCACGGCCCCGGGCCGCTGCACGTCGTCCAGGTCCTCGGCGGCGGCAGCGCCGGCACCGGCGCCCATGTGCGGTCCCTGTCCGCCGGACTCGTCGCGCGCGGCGTGGACGTCACCGTGTGCGCCCCGCAGTCCGCCCAGCGCCGCTACGACTTCACCGGCGCGGGCGCGCGCTTCGTCCCCCTGCCCGTCGCGACGCGGCGGGCGGGCGTCGGCATCCTGCGGTCCGTCTGCGCGGGCGCCGACCTCGTGCACGCCCACGGCATGCGCGCCGGCCTGCTCGCCACCCTCGCCCGGCGCCGCAGGGACACCCTTCCCCTCGTCGTGAGCTGGCACACACGCTCCACCGCCCCCGGTGTCCGCGCGCGGGTCCGACACGTCACCGAGAGCTGGGTCGCCCGGGCCGCCACCGTCGTCCTCGGCGCCACCTCCGACCTCGTGGACCGGGCACGCCTGCGGGGCGCCCGCGACGCCAGGCTCGCCCCCGTCGGCCTGCCGGGACCGCGGCCGGCCGAACCCGACCCCGCCGACCCGGCGTCCCACAAACTGCGCGCCGAACTCGGCGTCATCGACCGGCCGCTGCTCGTCACCGCGACGCGCCTCGACCGCGACCGCGCGCTCGACGTCCTCCTCACCGCGTCCCGCGCCTGGCGCGGCCGCGCGCCCCGGCCCCTGCTCCTCATCGCGGGGGACGGGCCGGGCCGCACCGCCATCCAGCGCCGCATCGACAGGGAACGCCTGCCCGTCCGGCTCCTCGGCCCCTGCCAGGACCCCGTGGAACTCCTCGGGGCCGCCGACGCCGCGCTCCTCGTCGTCGAGTGGGCGGGCCGCGCGCCGCTCGCGCAGGAGGCGCTGCGGCGGGGCGTGCCCCTCGTCGCCACGGCCGTCGGCGGCGTCCCCGAACTGGTCGGCGAGGCGGCCGTCCTCGTCCCCTACGGCGACGCCGTGGCGCTCGGTGCCGCCGTGCGCGCCCTGCTGGGCGACCCGGACCGCCGCGCCGCGCTGGCCGCCGCCGGCCGGGCGCGCGCGGGGAGCTGGCCGACCGAGGACACGACGGTCGCGCAGGTTCTCAGCGTCTATGACGAACTCGTCCCGCGCACCCAGTGA